One part of the Leucobacter triazinivorans genome encodes these proteins:
- a CDS encoding DUF6804 family protein yields the protein MTQRQQAPSYQRNALLPGFIALATLIVAVAFVGSDWFTVFRFVVSILALIVAWFAVQARHWWWVPVFVAIAVLWNPVYPFPFSGIFWILAQPIAGSTFLLAGILIRKPRT from the coding sequence ATGACGCAGAGGCAGCAGGCCCCGTCCTACCAGCGCAACGCGCTCCTCCCCGGTTTCATCGCACTCGCCACGCTCATCGTCGCCGTCGCCTTCGTCGGCAGCGACTGGTTCACGGTCTTCCGTTTCGTGGTCTCGATTCTTGCGCTCATCGTCGCCTGGTTCGCCGTCCAGGCACGCCACTGGTGGTGGGTGCCCGTATTCGTCGCGATCGCGGTGCTCTGGAACCCCGTGTATCCGTTCCCGTTCAGTGGCATCTTCTGGATCCTTGCCCAACCGATCGCCGGCAGCACGTTTCTGCTCGCCGGAATCCTCATCAGGAAGCCACGCACCTGA
- a CDS encoding peptidoglycan DD-metalloendopeptidase family protein, with translation MSLVVGGAMVALVFSSPGGSGTAAHAVDLPTWDDVQAAKQNEATAAAKVQEIEQLIAQSEAELERLRTATETANAKWQEAETAAEEAAQRAQELETEASASREEAREASDQASDIISQLYRSGGVDHSTEVFFQADAETTDALLNRLAMMERATQRNSTMAERAQLALNTAASLGEQAEVAQEARDQLASEAEAMAQTAAENLDDQRVQFLEQEAQQQELQAQLAALKDATTTTVSGYEERLRIEEEQRRNQQAAGGGGGGGGTPGGSGWYQPVPISWISTYFRQPWSHTGLDLPAGCGTPIVAPASGTVVVAGWVDNFGGYMTYLNQDNGYQTRFAHQIGTPPVSYSQWVPAGAVIGYVGNTGMSFGCHVHYEVLSGAAFVDPTPFI, from the coding sequence GTGAGCCTTGTCGTCGGAGGCGCCATGGTGGCGCTGGTGTTCAGCAGTCCCGGCGGCAGCGGCACCGCCGCGCATGCGGTGGACCTGCCCACCTGGGACGACGTCCAGGCCGCGAAGCAGAACGAGGCGACGGCGGCGGCGAAGGTGCAGGAGATCGAGCAGCTCATCGCGCAGAGCGAAGCCGAGCTGGAACGCCTCCGCACGGCGACCGAGACCGCCAACGCCAAATGGCAGGAAGCCGAAACCGCCGCAGAAGAGGCGGCGCAGCGGGCACAGGAACTCGAAACCGAAGCGAGCGCGAGCCGGGAGGAGGCCAGAGAGGCCTCCGATCAAGCGAGCGACATCATCTCCCAGCTCTACCGCTCCGGAGGCGTCGACCACAGCACGGAAGTGTTCTTCCAGGCCGACGCTGAAACCACCGATGCCCTGTTGAATCGGCTCGCCATGATGGAACGCGCCACGCAACGCAACTCCACGATGGCTGAACGCGCCCAGCTCGCATTGAACACGGCCGCGTCGCTCGGCGAACAGGCCGAGGTGGCGCAGGAGGCACGCGACCAGCTCGCCAGCGAGGCCGAGGCAATGGCGCAGACCGCAGCGGAGAACCTCGACGACCAGCGTGTGCAGTTCCTCGAACAGGAGGCCCAGCAGCAGGAATTGCAAGCGCAGCTCGCGGCGCTCAAGGATGCGACCACCACAACGGTTTCCGGTTACGAGGAGCGCCTCCGGATCGAGGAAGAGCAGCGCCGGAACCAGCAGGCCGCGGGCGGCGGCGGTGGCGGCGGTGGCACACCCGGGGGGAGCGGCTGGTACCAGCCCGTGCCGATCTCCTGGATCTCCACCTACTTCCGCCAGCCGTGGAGCCACACGGGACTCGACCTCCCCGCCGGCTGCGGCACGCCGATCGTGGCCCCCGCATCCGGAACGGTCGTCGTCGCCGGCTGGGTCGACAACTTCGGCGGATACATGACGTACCTCAATCAGGACAACGGCTATCAGACCCGTTTCGCCCACCAGATCGGCACCCCGCCCGTGTCCTACAGCCAATGGGTCCCCGCCGGAGCAGTGATCGGGTACGTCGGCAACACCGGCATGAGCTTCGGCTGCCACGTCCACTATGAAGTGCTCTCCGGCGCTGCATTCGTCGACCCCACTCCATTCATCTAG
- a CDS encoding SURF1 family protein produces MTMQVPAPEHDPTSIEHQPSRRARGARPGWSFLRSRRWLGYYGLFVVFSVVCVWLADWQFDRRSDARAEINRIEQNYNAPAVPIATAVPDPASFDEDALKWQTATVRGEYVGDPFLARNRPGPEGVGSQLLQPLRTEEGLLFFVDRGWVSVNGNEANASDTWLASAPAAPSGPVEVEVRLRASEPQLAGRLSQGRTVASINLPELARVGGFDAAYTGAYGMLVRESPETATGLLPDPPERDEGPHLSYALQWYVFIVIAAFGVVYAARQEHRGLNAGSEAVLRQQQRAEARKARRGTTDAEEEDAYLAG; encoded by the coding sequence ATGACGATGCAAGTACCCGCCCCCGAGCATGATCCCACCTCGATCGAACATCAGCCCAGTCGCCGGGCTCGCGGGGCACGACCGGGCTGGTCGTTCCTGCGCTCACGCCGGTGGCTCGGCTACTACGGACTCTTCGTCGTCTTCTCCGTCGTGTGTGTCTGGCTCGCCGACTGGCAGTTCGATCGCCGAAGCGACGCCCGAGCGGAGATCAACCGCATCGAACAGAACTACAACGCACCCGCGGTCCCGATCGCGACCGCGGTCCCCGACCCTGCAAGCTTCGACGAGGATGCGCTGAAATGGCAGACCGCCACCGTGCGCGGAGAATATGTGGGCGATCCCTTCCTCGCCCGCAACCGTCCCGGTCCCGAGGGGGTCGGCTCCCAGCTCCTCCAACCCCTGCGCACCGAGGAGGGGCTCTTGTTCTTCGTGGATCGCGGCTGGGTATCCGTGAACGGCAACGAGGCCAACGCCAGCGACACCTGGCTCGCAAGCGCCCCGGCGGCCCCGAGCGGGCCGGTCGAAGTCGAAGTCCGACTCCGGGCGAGCGAACCACAACTCGCCGGCCGCCTCTCCCAGGGGAGAACCGTCGCGAGCATCAACCTGCCCGAGCTCGCCCGGGTCGGCGGCTTCGACGCCGCCTACACCGGAGCCTATGGGATGCTCGTTCGCGAATCGCCCGAAACAGCAACCGGCCTGCTCCCCGACCCACCGGAGCGAGACGAGGGGCCGCATCTGTCATATGCGCTGCAGTGGTATGTGTTCATCGTCATCGCCGCCTTCGGCGTCGTTTACGCCGCCCGGCAGGAACACCGAGGGCTGAACGCGGGCAGCGAGGCCGTGCTCCGGCAGCAACAGCGTGCTGAGGCGCGCAAGGCGCGTCGCGGCACGACCGATGCCGAAGAGGAAGACGCCTACCTCGCAGGGTAG